The following proteins come from a genomic window of Sulfurovum xiamenensis:
- a CDS encoding secondary thiamine-phosphate synthase enzyme YjbQ encodes MAIYQETITLSPKSKGFHLITYEIEKALLSMPTIETGLLHLFIQHTSASLSINENADPTVRKDMENFYTELADDKPYYIHTYEGADDMPAHIKASMLGSALTIPITNGRMNLGTWQGIYLGEHRDHGGSRRIVMTLYA; translated from the coding sequence ATGGCTATATATCAAGAGACGATCACACTATCACCAAAGTCCAAAGGGTTTCACCTCATTACCTATGAGATAGAAAAAGCATTGCTTTCGATGCCCACTATTGAGACTGGACTGTTACACCTTTTTATCCAACACACCAGCGCTTCACTGAGTATCAATGAGAATGCTGACCCTACTGTGCGTAAGGATATGGAGAACTTTTATACCGAACTTGCTGATGACAAGCCCTACTATATCCATACGTATGAAGGGGCAGATGATATGCCTGCACACATCAAAGCTTCCATGCTTGGAAGTGCATTGACCATCCCTATCACAAATGGCAGGATGAATCTTGGTACGTGGCAGGGGATCTATCTTGGAGAACACAGAGATCACGGCGGGAGCCGCCGTATCGTAATGACACTCTATGCTTAA
- the ccsA gene encoding cytochrome c biogenesis protein encodes MKYIFSMKMAVFMLFAFGALIGTATFIENDYGTQTARALIYKTQWFEVFLGYFIALLTYNMIKYKSYKTKPAVFLFHFSFLVIALGAVVTRYIGYEGIMHIREGESSHTMVSDAKVLQIHATEGQKSATLEKELYFSTMTGNMLTESLIVGDKKVKVELLKYMPTAQEKAIPSENGKKLLELKISTGKKGEIYYIAKGERKDFGGFYLGYDIEPTTDKPTFLIKEDGTGYKVEFPFVLQTLNMNDRSSGELKAGENEFKNRMLYRFGSNAIVLKDVHEKAIVKLESHDLKTQKGQAEYIQWKVSVGDESKIITTRPYQGQMGKIKQMDLNGVHIDMRVGAKLIDLPFSIKLENFELERYPGSMTPASYSSDVVLIDKEQNINMPYKIYMNHVLDHRNYRFFQSSYDQDEKGTVLSVNHDPGTLPTYIGYILLTIGMIWSLFAPSGRFQKLLKGARKLQTSAAAVAFVALLALNPQHLNAAAPTIDDEMLKTMRSYDADHAKNFGKIAVQDHQGRMKPMDTVAHDVIAKITGRSLLFDLEPTQMLLGMIMQPDLYQNVPMIKVGHKKIAVTLGLPENTKYARFTDFFSEGDNSYKIFSAVTEASQKKPLEKSQYDKELIKIDERVNVAFMAYQGSLLRIFPKPNDANNKWMAPLDAIKAFSKEQADAVRMSIAAYFQMVAQGLKTGDWSRADLALTGIRQYQEKYGSAVIPSKTHIDMEIKYNKFGLFGKLVPLYLLLGIVLLIFAFINVLKPAFSMKWIMRIALAVLIVGFALHIVGLGIRWYISGHAPWSNAYESIVFIAASTVLAGIILARRSPFALAGTAILAGVTMGVAHMNFINPEITNLVPVLKSYWLMIHVATIISGDGFFGLGSILSLLVLILYIMRGKNGNENIDRSIKELTNLSEMGLIIGLFLLTVGNFLGGVWANESWGRYWGWDPKETWAAVTILIYATVLHLRFIPALKSNFIYNVTATWAYSTVLMTYFGVNYYLSGLHSYAAGDPVPIPMWVYYAVAGLFVLTVLAARNRKLS; translated from the coding sequence ATGAAGTATATTTTTTCCATGAAAATGGCTGTGTTTATGTTGTTTGCTTTTGGTGCACTGATCGGTACGGCAACATTTATTGAAAATGATTACGGTACGCAAACTGCAAGAGCACTTATTTACAAGACACAATGGTTTGAAGTGTTTCTGGGCTATTTCATCGCTCTCCTGACCTACAATATGATCAAATATAAAAGCTACAAAACCAAACCTGCTGTTTTTCTTTTCCACTTCTCTTTCCTTGTTATTGCACTAGGTGCAGTTGTCACACGTTACATCGGCTATGAAGGTATCATGCATATACGAGAAGGTGAATCAAGCCATACCATGGTTTCAGATGCTAAGGTACTACAAATCCATGCTACAGAGGGTCAGAAGAGTGCTACGCTTGAAAAAGAGCTTTACTTCTCAACGATGACGGGCAATATGTTAACCGAGAGTCTTATAGTTGGAGATAAAAAAGTCAAAGTAGAATTGCTAAAGTATATGCCAACAGCCCAAGAAAAAGCGATACCGTCTGAAAACGGAAAAAAACTCTTAGAATTGAAGATCTCCACAGGCAAAAAAGGTGAGATCTACTATATAGCCAAAGGTGAAAGAAAAGACTTTGGCGGTTTTTATCTGGGATATGATATCGAACCTACGACCGATAAACCGACTTTCCTTATTAAGGAAGATGGTACAGGGTATAAAGTAGAATTCCCTTTTGTACTGCAAACACTCAATATGAACGATAGAAGCTCAGGTGAATTAAAAGCAGGAGAAAATGAGTTCAAGAACAGAATGTTGTATAGATTTGGATCCAATGCGATCGTTTTGAAAGATGTACATGAAAAAGCGATTGTGAAGTTGGAGTCTCACGATCTTAAAACCCAGAAAGGTCAAGCAGAGTATATACAATGGAAAGTCAGTGTAGGGGACGAAAGCAAGATCATTACCACACGCCCATATCAGGGTCAAATGGGGAAAATAAAGCAGATGGATCTCAATGGTGTGCACATCGATATGCGTGTCGGGGCAAAACTGATCGACCTGCCGTTTTCCATCAAACTTGAAAACTTTGAACTGGAACGTTATCCGGGTTCTATGACACCTGCATCATACTCCAGTGACGTCGTACTGATAGACAAAGAACAGAATATCAATATGCCGTATAAGATCTATATGAACCACGTGCTTGATCATAGAAACTACCGTTTCTTCCAGTCTTCCTATGACCAGGATGAAAAAGGTACCGTACTTTCTGTGAACCATGATCCGGGAACTCTGCCTACCTACATCGGATATATCTTGCTGACGATCGGAATGATATGGTCACTCTTTGCACCTAGCGGAAGATTTCAAAAACTTCTTAAGGGAGCAAGAAAACTACAGACATCTGCTGCAGCAGTGGCTTTTGTGGCACTGTTGGCACTCAATCCGCAACATCTGAATGCTGCAGCACCGACCATCGATGATGAAATGCTAAAAACGATGCGATCCTATGATGCTGATCATGCAAAGAACTTTGGAAAAATTGCAGTGCAGGACCATCAGGGACGTATGAAACCTATGGATACGGTTGCCCATGATGTGATCGCTAAGATCACAGGAAGATCACTTCTTTTTGATCTGGAACCTACACAAATGCTGCTGGGAATGATCATGCAGCCGGATCTGTACCAAAATGTGCCGATGATCAAAGTCGGGCATAAAAAGATTGCTGTAACACTGGGATTACCGGAAAATACAAAATATGCAAGATTTACAGATTTCTTTTCAGAGGGAGATAACAGTTATAAGATCTTCTCAGCAGTGACAGAGGCCAGTCAAAAGAAGCCACTGGAAAAATCGCAGTATGATAAAGAACTCATCAAAATAGATGAAAGGGTCAATGTTGCATTTATGGCATATCAGGGGTCTCTTTTACGTATCTTCCCAAAACCAAATGATGCCAATAACAAATGGATGGCACCTCTGGATGCGATCAAAGCATTTTCTAAAGAGCAGGCTGATGCTGTCAGAATGAGTATTGCCGCCTATTTCCAAATGGTAGCACAGGGACTTAAAACCGGTGATTGGTCAAGGGCAGATCTTGCACTGACAGGGATACGTCAGTATCAGGAAAAATACGGATCTGCAGTGATACCGAGTAAAACACATATAGATATGGAGATCAAATACAATAAATTCGGACTCTTTGGCAAGCTTGTGCCACTCTATCTTTTATTGGGTATCGTACTTCTGATCTTTGCATTTATCAATGTACTTAAACCTGCATTCTCTATGAAATGGATCATGCGTATAGCATTGGCCGTTCTTATCGTCGGATTCGCTCTGCATATTGTGGGATTGGGTATTCGTTGGTACATTTCAGGACATGCACCTTGGTCAAATGCTTATGAATCCATCGTATTTATTGCGGCTTCTACTGTGTTAGCAGGTATTATCCTGGCTAGGCGTTCACCGTTTGCTTTAGCCGGTACGGCTATCTTGGCGGGTGTGACCATGGGGGTAGCCCATATGAACTTCATCAACCCTGAGATCACCAATCTCGTTCCCGTTCTTAAGTCATACTGGCTCATGATTCATGTGGCAACCATTATCTCTGGTGACGGTTTCTTCGGATTGGGTTCTATCTTATCCCTTTTGGTACTGATACTCTATATCATGAGAGGTAAAAATGGCAATGAAAATATCGACCGTTCCATTAAAGAGTTGACAAATCTTTCTGAAATGGGACTGATCATAGGTCTCTTCTTACTGACTGTAGGTAACTTCCTTGGTGGTGTCTGGGCCAATGAAAGCTGGGGACGCTACTGGGGTTGGGATCCTAAAGAGACCTGGGCAGCAGTGACGATACTTATTTATGCAACTGTACTTCACCTGAGATTCATCCCTGCATTGAAGTCAAACTTCATCTATAATGTAACTGCCACATGGGCATACTCTACAGTACTGATGACCTACTTTGGTGTAAACTATTATCTCTCAGGTTTACACTCTTATGCAGCCGGTGATCCGGTGCCGATTCCTATGTGGGTTTATTATGCCGTTGCAGGATTGTTTGTATTGACAGTTCTGGCTGCCAGAAATAGAAAGTTAAGCTAA
- the greA gene encoding transcription elongation factor GreA produces the protein MQKEPMLQTTYKKLSEELEHLKSVERGVIAKVIDEARELGDLKENAEYHAAKDKQGLMEARIAELTDIVGRAQVVDPSTLPHTRVSFGSTVELTDQNTGEEVHYTIVGGTESNPSKGLISIQSPMARALIGKEEGDEVSLVLPSGKKTYDIEEISYKEIILD, from the coding sequence GTGCAAAAAGAGCCGATGTTACAAACAACTTACAAGAAACTATCAGAAGAACTTGAACACTTAAAGTCTGTAGAAAGAGGTGTAATAGCCAAAGTCATCGATGAGGCAAGAGAACTCGGTGACCTTAAGGAAAATGCGGAGTATCATGCTGCCAAAGACAAACAGGGATTGATGGAAGCACGTATTGCAGAACTGACGGATATAGTAGGTCGTGCACAGGTCGTAGATCCTTCGACTTTGCCGCATACAAGAGTGAGTTTCGGATCAACAGTAGAATTGACAGACCAAAATACAGGTGAAGAGGTACACTATACTATCGTAGGTGGTACAGAATCAAACCCTTCTAAAGGTTTGATCTCTATCCAGTCCCCTATGGCTCGCGCACTTATAGGTAAAGAAGAGGGAGATGAAGTCTCACTGGTACTTCCTAGCGGTAAAAAGACATATGATATCGAAGAGATCTCTTACAAAGAGATCATCCTAGACTAA
- a CDS encoding DUF3592 domain-containing protein, with protein sequence MNNKNIDREIYFSKNMFFLTLMILVPPLGLILLREYSNMSILFLLFLIGICFYIGYVYYQQNKKFESTYDWIPINAKVINKRVFHLNCMSINSGMDKYRTRTHGYKVDITYKYKYNDNEYKSNQYALSFKSDVDCNYLYALDEAKKIMFRSTKDNNIKVYVNPDNPAESVIKQGKSIWYGMPYIFYLSIYIGVLVFFIYWISVH encoded by the coding sequence ATGAATAATAAAAATATAGATAGAGAAATATATTTTTCCAAAAATATGTTCTTTTTGACCCTTATGATACTTGTACCACCTTTGGGATTGATTTTACTGAGAGAATATTCAAATATGAGTATACTTTTTTTATTATTTTTGATAGGCATTTGTTTTTATATAGGTTATGTGTATTATCAACAGAACAAAAAATTTGAATCCACTTATGATTGGATACCTATCAATGCAAAAGTAATTAACAAAAGAGTATTCCATCTGAATTGTATGAGTATTAATTCTGGAATGGATAAGTACCGCACAAGAACACATGGATATAAGGTAGATATCACTTATAAATATAAATATAACGATAATGAATATAAATCAAATCAATATGCATTATCCTTTAAAAGTGATGTAGACTGCAACTATCTATATGCTTTAGATGAAGCGAAAAAGATTATGTTTAGGTCTACGAAAGATAATAATATAAAAGTGTATGTTAACCCTGACAATCCTGCAGAGAGTGTAATCAAGCAAGGTAAATCAATATGGTACGGGATGCCGTATATCTTTTATTTATCAATATATATCGGCGTTTTAGTTTTTTTTATTTATTGGATTAGTGTACACTGA
- the mscL gene encoding large conductance mechanosensitive channel protein MscL produces MLEEFKKFLIKGNMVDMAVGFIFGGAFATVVKSMVANVVMPPVGMLLGQVDFSQLFIALDGNTYENMAALDKAGAPAIKYGMFINDVISFVILGLVVFMFIKAYNRLREPEAAKAPTTKVCSECAESIPVAAKKCGHCGNTDV; encoded by the coding sequence ATGTTAGAGGAATTTAAAAAGTTTCTGATCAAGGGAAATATGGTAGATATGGCTGTGGGTTTTATCTTTGGTGGGGCTTTTGCTACCGTAGTGAAGTCTATGGTGGCTAATGTAGTGATGCCTCCGGTAGGTATGCTTTTGGGTCAGGTGGATTTTTCCCAGCTCTTTATCGCACTCGACGGGAACACTTATGAAAATATGGCTGCATTGGATAAAGCAGGGGCTCCAGCGATCAAATACGGTATGTTCATCAATGATGTGATCTCGTTTGTGATCCTGGGGCTTGTTGTCTTTATGTTCATCAAAGCATATAACAGACTCAGAGAGCCTGAGGCAGCCAAAGCACCCACAACAAAAGTATGCAGTGAATGTGCTGAGAGTATCCCTGTTGCGGCGAAAAAATGCGGGCACTGTGGCAATACAGACGTTTAA
- the argC gene encoding N-acetyl-gamma-glutamyl-phosphate reductase — translation MVKVGVVGASGYTGLELVKMLVTHSGFQLTYLATTQGDTMIEKLHPSLVDVISLPVEKADANSVAERCELVFLALPHKASMGFAKALLDKGVKVVDLSADYRLELDTYEAHYCAHEDKAHLGDATYALIEYYREELKGTNLAAGPGCYPTATLLGILPFIPYLDTSAPLFVDAKSGVSGAGKTLSETAHFVTINDNIFAYNPIKHRHAPEIAEKIEKIHGAKMNVNFVPHLIPATRGELVSVYATLKEDIDPMEVLKKHYENDPFIRIRETPVDIKSTAGTHFCDIFAAKNGNALFVSSAIDNLLRGASSQALVAANLMCGYDEGMGIPTIAYIP, via the coding sequence ATGGTAAAAGTAGGTGTAGTAGGGGCCAGTGGATACACAGGACTGGAACTGGTGAAGATGTTGGTGACCCATAGTGGCTTTCAGTTGACCTATCTTGCCACGACGCAGGGAGATACAATGATAGAGAAACTGCATCCTTCACTGGTAGATGTGATCAGCTTACCTGTTGAAAAAGCAGATGCCAACTCTGTGGCCGAACGCTGTGAACTTGTTTTCCTGGCTCTGCCGCATAAAGCCTCTATGGGCTTTGCTAAAGCGCTTTTGGATAAAGGGGTCAAAGTTGTCGACCTTTCTGCGGATTATCGTTTAGAGTTGGATACCTATGAAGCGCATTACTGTGCCCATGAAGATAAAGCGCATTTGGGTGATGCAACCTATGCACTGATCGAGTATTATAGAGAAGAGTTGAAGGGTACGAACCTTGCTGCAGGTCCTGGTTGTTATCCAACGGCAACACTGCTGGGTATTTTACCGTTCATACCGTATCTTGATACCTCTGCACCACTTTTTGTCGATGCAAAGTCCGGTGTGAGCGGTGCAGGTAAAACACTGAGTGAGACGGCACATTTCGTGACGATCAACGATAATATCTTTGCTTACAACCCGATCAAACACCGACATGCACCCGAAATAGCAGAGAAGATAGAAAAAATACACGGTGCTAAGATGAATGTCAATTTTGTGCCTCATCTCATTCCTGCGACACGTGGTGAACTGGTCTCTGTCTATGCGACGTTAAAAGAAGATATCGATCCGATGGAAGTGTTGAAAAAACACTATGAAAACGATCCGTTTATCCGTATCAGAGAAACACCGGTCGATATTAAAAGTACGGCAGGCACACACTTTTGTGACATCTTTGCAGCCAAAAACGGCAATGCACTTTTTGTCTCTTCTGCCATAGACAACCTCTTGCGTGGTGCAAGTTCGCAAGCACTTGTGGCTGCGAACTTGATGTGCGGATATGATGAAGGTATGGGCATCCCGACGATCGCCTACATCCCATAA
- a CDS encoding DUF3050 domain-containing protein — translation MTTFPLDNVKRLRKELATHPVYAAVQDMDDLIIFMQHHIYSVWDFMSLVKYLQNQIAPASTPWLPHGDAQVQRFINDIVLEEESDEGIPLEDGTPTYTSHFNLYRTAMEEVKKGSNSLINAFIDKVTSDSLESALNTVQIPSPAKAFMETTFSFVHSDKPHVIAAAFALGREHIIPEMFRALLDKMKISRDEAEVFHYYLDRHIELDGDHHGPMSLRMLDLLCEGDEEKIIDAEEAALHAIKARIKFWDGVLLAIEESKKQSA, via the coding sequence ATGACAACTTTCCCCCTTGACAATGTAAAACGCCTAAGAAAAGAGCTTGCCACCCACCCTGTGTATGCAGCTGTTCAAGACATGGATGATCTCATCATCTTTATGCAGCATCACATCTACTCTGTTTGGGATTTTATGTCCTTAGTGAAATACCTGCAAAATCAAATTGCACCGGCAAGCACGCCATGGCTTCCTCATGGTGATGCGCAAGTGCAGCGTTTTATCAATGACATTGTGCTAGAAGAAGAATCAGATGAGGGGATCCCTCTGGAAGATGGCACACCCACATACACAAGTCATTTTAATCTTTATAGAACAGCTATGGAAGAGGTAAAAAAAGGAAGCAACAGCCTTATTAACGCATTTATAGACAAAGTGACATCAGACTCTTTGGAGAGTGCTCTGAACACGGTTCAAATACCTTCTCCGGCTAAGGCATTTATGGAAACGACATTTAGCTTTGTGCATAGTGATAAACCTCACGTTATCGCTGCGGCCTTTGCTTTGGGAAGAGAACATATTATCCCAGAAATGTTCCGTGCATTGCTGGATAAAATGAAAATATCAAGAGATGAAGCAGAAGTGTTCCACTATTATCTCGATCGTCATATTGAGCTTGATGGAGATCATCATGGACCGATGTCTTTACGTATGCTTGACCTATTATGTGAGGGAGATGAAGAAAAGATCATAGATGCTGAAGAGGCTGCTCTCCATGCGATCAAAGCCAGAATAAAGTTTTGGGATGGTGTTTTATTGGCGATAGAAGAGAGCAAAAAGCAATCAGCCTGA
- a CDS encoding DUF3592 domain-containing protein — MNKKNKTIDDRSLPWKVFGLVLFAFSYPFSYGTPLLNTFIPFVLGVALIYFSAKKITLFNLSQKWKNTDGKLLYKKVAIDNPYAREMVWSYFPYIKYSFNVKGRTYTSDNVAYYRELKSKPEQIENFISQLTEPNLLVYYNPQNPNESVLVPDMPLHRKIFWYFFLLIGIIALAISL, encoded by the coding sequence TTGAATAAAAAGAATAAAACAATAGATGATAGATCACTACCATGGAAAGTATTTGGGCTTGTACTTTTTGCCTTTTCATATCCATTCTCCTATGGAACTCCTTTACTAAATACTTTTATACCATTTGTTTTAGGTGTTGCATTGATTTACTTTAGTGCTAAAAAAATAACACTTTTTAATCTCAGTCAAAAATGGAAAAATACCGACGGAAAACTTCTATATAAAAAAGTAGCGATAGATAATCCTTATGCTAGAGAAATGGTCTGGTCCTATTTCCCTTATATTAAATATAGCTTTAATGTAAAAGGAAGAACCTATACCTCAGATAATGTAGCCTATTATCGTGAACTTAAAAGCAAACCTGAACAAATTGAAAATTTTATATCTCAACTCACTGAGCCTAATTTATTAGTCTATTATAATCCTCAAAACCCTAATGAAAGTGTTTTGGTCCCAGACATGCCGTTGCATAGAAAAATATTCTGGTATTTTTTCTTATTAATAGGAATTATCGCTCTTGCAATATCTCTTTAG
- the surE gene encoding 5'/3'-nucleotidase SurE → MMSRKQILITNDDGFESEGLMALVEALKPLGHVSVVAPTTEKSACGHSLTLTRPLNFVEVEKDFYKLDDGTPTDCVFLALNKVFMKEKRPDIVISGINIGANMGEDITYSGTASAAMEAVLQGIPGIAISQVYKDKGESIKEFGYELAQKSIVTLVEKIFANEFPLPPRKFLNINIPPVPTSECNGFKVTRAGNRLYTHHAEVHHNPRGKEYYWIGLPALGWMETQGHITDFEAINDGYVSITPVHLDMTSYDDIKSLDAWL, encoded by the coding sequence ATGATGAGTCGTAAGCAAATACTAATCACCAATGATGATGGTTTTGAGTCTGAGGGACTTATGGCACTGGTTGAGGCACTCAAACCTTTAGGTCATGTCAGTGTGGTAGCACCAACCACAGAGAAATCAGCGTGCGGACACTCATTGACATTGACCAGACCTCTCAATTTTGTCGAGGTGGAAAAGGATTTTTATAAACTGGATGACGGGACACCTACAGATTGTGTGTTTCTCGCACTCAATAAGGTTTTTATGAAAGAGAAGCGACCCGATATAGTCATCTCAGGCATCAATATCGGGGCAAATATGGGTGAGGACATCACATACTCCGGTACAGCATCCGCAGCAATGGAAGCCGTACTACAAGGTATCCCGGGCATTGCGATCTCTCAAGTCTATAAAGACAAAGGTGAGAGTATCAAGGAGTTCGGATATGAACTGGCACAAAAAAGCATCGTCACCCTCGTAGAAAAGATATTTGCCAATGAGTTCCCTCTGCCTCCACGTAAATTTTTAAATATCAATATCCCTCCTGTACCAACCTCAGAGTGTAACGGCTTTAAAGTCACACGTGCGGGGAACCGTCTCTATACACACCATGCCGAAGTACACCATAATCCTCGGGGTAAAGAGTACTACTGGATAGGTCTGCCGGCTCTAGGGTGGATGGAAACACAAGGACATATCACAGACTTTGAAGCGATCAACGATGGCTATGTTTCCATTACCCCTGTACATCTGGATATGACTAGCTATGACGATATCAAATCTTTGGATGCATGGCTATGA
- a CDS encoding tRNA threonylcarbamoyladenosine dehydratase, translating to MRFQRCRMLFGDEDFEKLQKAKILILGVGGVGSYALDCLYRSGVSDITILDYDVYDETNQNRQIGSDAVGMIKVDRLKDLYPGIKTIHQHMTVAWVQEFDFEPYDIVIDAADTTKVKIEVAKKCYKKLIMALGSAKRYDTNKIEVTSIWKTHGDALARKIRNELKKVKFDRNFTVVFSPEQAKCIEKGSCVAVTGAVGLTTCSEAIKRILK from the coding sequence ATGAGATTCCAACGTTGCCGTATGCTCTTCGGAGATGAAGATTTTGAAAAGTTACAAAAGGCCAAGATCCTCATACTGGGTGTTGGCGGTGTAGGTTCTTATGCACTTGACTGTCTCTACCGTTCAGGAGTCAGTGACATTACCATACTGGACTATGATGTGTATGATGAAACCAACCAGAACAGACAGATAGGTTCAGATGCAGTAGGGATGATCAAGGTTGACCGCCTCAAAGACCTTTACCCCGGCATCAAGACCATACATCAGCATATGACCGTGGCTTGGGTACAAGAGTTTGATTTTGAACCGTATGACATTGTCATAGATGCTGCAGATACTACAAAAGTCAAGATAGAAGTGGCTAAAAAATGTTATAAAAAGCTCATCATGGCACTGGGTTCAGCCAAACGTTACGATACCAACAAAATAGAGGTCACTTCCATTTGGAAAACCCATGGTGATGCACTTGCAAGAAAAATACGCAACGAACTCAAAAAAGTAAAATTTGACCGGAATTTTACTGTCGTATTTTCACCGGAACAGGCCAAATGCATAGAAAAAGGTTCTTGTGTGGCAGTAACAGGTGCTGTCGGACTTACTACCTGTTCGGAAGCGATAAAAAGGATCCTTAAGTAA
- a CDS encoding formylglycine-generating enzyme family protein: protein MQSYFDENFVQLPRGSFLMGSDDVLAKEREKPVHEVHINYDIAMAKRQVTVEEYMLFAQATGAEVPEERHEHLGLDVPVRRVRYHDAKAYCAWKTQRDGVTYRLPTEAEWEYACRAGSTGNYCFGDDEKEFGDYAWYAENAEGVTHDVGTKKPNAWGLYDMHGNVWEWCADWYSENYENTPTDGSAYKIPNEKGRVLRGGSWNGSAENSRCSSRINLGSGGRNYFIGFRVVIELQSEGS, encoded by the coding sequence ATGCAATCCTATTTTGATGAGAATTTTGTACAGTTGCCCCGAGGCTCTTTTCTTATGGGTTCTGATGACGTACTTGCCAAAGAGAGAGAAAAACCTGTACATGAAGTACATATCAACTATGATATTGCGATGGCTAAGCGACAGGTGACCGTGGAAGAGTATATGCTCTTTGCACAGGCTACAGGCGCAGAAGTACCTGAAGAGAGGCATGAACATCTTGGTTTGGATGTACCTGTAAGACGTGTGCGTTATCATGATGCCAAGGCGTATTGTGCATGGAAAACACAAAGAGATGGTGTGACCTACCGTCTTCCTACCGAAGCAGAATGGGAATATGCTTGCCGGGCAGGAAGTACCGGAAATTATTGTTTTGGCGATGATGAGAAGGAATTTGGTGACTATGCCTGGTATGCGGAGAACGCTGAAGGTGTGACCCATGATGTAGGTACAAAAAAACCCAATGCATGGGGATTGTACGATATGCACGGAAATGTATGGGAATGGTGTGCAGACTGGTACAGTGAAAATTATGAAAACACACCTACAGACGGTTCAGCCTATAAAATACCCAATGAGAAGGGCAGGGTTCTGCGTGGCGGTTCCTGGAACGGAAGTGCTGAGAACAGCCGCTGTTCTTCACGCATCAATTTGGGTTCTGGCGGGCGAAACTATTTTATAGGATTTCGTGTAGTGATAGAATTACAGAGTGAGGGTTCTTAG